The sequence below is a genomic window from Nitrosomonas sp..
AAAAACTCACTTTTGGCAAGGCTATTGCACGGTCACTTGCCAATTTAGCGGCACAGGATTTTGTTCTAAGTTGATGGTTATCCGTATTCCCAAAATCGATTAATCATGCTTAAATAATAGCCGACATGTCTAAACGCATTGTTATTAAAACCAAAATTTCATTTATTTACCGCTGATTGCATTGGTCGCCCTGTTATGTCTTCCACGTTAAACATCAATTCGTCCGATTTTGATTCGCCAGAATTTTTGAAGGTACGGCTGGGTATTCTGGGTAAAAAAGCCGAAATCGGGGAATGGTTTCTCAATTTCTCGAGCAATATCCTGACGTGGTCAGACTCTCTCTATGATTTTTACGAACTCAATCGAGATTTCGACTGTGCAACCCTTTTCGACGGCGTTGATTTTTATAGCCCATCGGAAAAAGAGAGAATGCATGCGTTCATTGAACACGTTGTATCAACAAAAGCAGCGCGCTCTGAAGAATTCGTGATTGTTTTGAAAGACGGCAGATCAAAGTGGCACACCACGACCATCCATCCGGTACTCGACAACAACGGAGAAGTTATCGGTTTGTACGGCATTGTGCAGAATGTTTCTTCAGCGAAACTAAACAGGAAAGACCGCGAGCTATACCCCCGGATATTCGATCAATTGCCAGCAGCACTCACGGTACTGAATACCGAAGGTGAGCATGTCTATAAGAATCAGGCTGCCGCTGCACGAGAAATCAACAGTCCAACCCGGTCAGCTGAATCCAGAAGAAGTCTGGCGATAAAACAATGCATCGCTTTCCGGCAGCCGGTCACGTTTGAAGAAAAAAAGCCCGATTCGGAAGGTCATGAACGGATTTATTTAATGACGCTGTTTCCGCTCAGGGATGACAGTGGGAATATGGAATATTTTATTGAATATGGCCTGGATATCACCGCCAACAAGGCATATGAGCTTGAGTTGCAGCGTATGGCCTATGTTGCGGAAAAAACCAGTGGCATCGTCATGATTACCGATCCTGAACGGAGAATAATATGGATCAACAACAGCTTTGAAAGAATTCTGGGTTACCGCACCGAAGAGGTGATCGGGCGCAATCCCGCCGAGTTTCTTCAGGGCCCCGACACGTCTGCCGAAACAATTCGTGAAATATCCGATTCACTGAAAAGTACAGGCTCCTTTTCTGGCGAAATACTGAATTACACCAAAAACGGCGACAGAATCTGGCTTTATCTGAACATCGCCGCGGTGCACGATGATTCTGGAAAATTGATTAATTATGTGGCGGTTGAGAATGACATTACGCAGATCAAACTGGCCGAGCAACGATCGCAACAGGCCATGGAAAAAGAACGCGAACTCAATCGCTTTAAAACTCAGTTTGTCAATCTGGCGTCACACCAGTTCCGCACGCCGCTCGCCACCATCCGTTCCAGTATTGATCTGCTCGATCTTAAAATCGAGTCGACCGGTCATTCTTCTTCCTTTGCCGACTACTTTCGTAAGCACAAGGCGATAATGACGGAAGAAACCATACGCATGACAGAGCTTATGGAGAATATTCTGGATATCGGGCGAATGGATGAAGGCAAAATCGAGTTGGCCAAGAAAAACCTTCCGTTCAAAACGTTTATGGACGCTTTTGTCCAATCGAATGCCGAACCCGGCGGTCAGTATAGAAAACTGAACTATCGCTTCAATGCGCCGGATAAAATTATCAGCATGGACGAAATTTTGATGCGGAATGTTTTGCGAAATATCGTGTCAAACGCATTTAAATATTCCGAAGGTAAACAAGCGCCCGAACTCACCGTTTACTGCGCTGACGACGCCTACTTCATACGGATTAAAGACTACGGCATTGGCATTCCCGAAAAAGATCAGCCTTTTCTGTTTCAATCCTTTTTCCGGGCGTCAAATGCCAAAAATTTCCCGGGCAGCGGCCTCGGACTGATGATTGCAAAACGGTTAATCCTGTTGCATGGCGGCACTATCAATTGTGAAAGTAAAGCCGGCAGCGGCTGCACGGTGACCATACAATGCGCTTAAATGAACAGTAATGAACGATGTCAAGATCCTGGTTATTGAAGACGAGAAAGCATTACGCGAAAACATCACTGAAATCATTGCACATTACGGTTTTCGCGTGGTTGCCGCCGCCACAGGCGAAGAAGGCTTCGAGCGCGCAACAGAGTATTCTCCCGACGTTATCGTTTGCGACATTATGCTGCCGGGAATAGACGGTTATGAAGTCTTCACCCGGATAAAACAGATTCCGGGCTGTGCATCAAGCGCTTTTATCTTTTTGACTGCAAAATCCACCCGTTCCGATACCCGTACCGGTATGAATATGGGCGCCGACGATTATCTCACCAAGCCGTTTACCCGAGAAGAACTGATCAACAGCATCACGGCGAGGGCTGAAAAACTTGTCAAAGCAAGAAAAAACAACGCTGAAAAAGATCCTTTGATTGAAGCCGCATATGAAAAACTGCCAACGCTCACCAAAGCGGAACGCAAGGTGCTCAACAAAATATCAGAAGGGCTCACCACGCCCCAAATTGCGGAAAAGCTTTTTTTAAGCAAAAAAACCATAGAAAACCACCGCATGAATATCTCGCGCAAGCTGGATCTCAGCGGCCCCAACAGCTTGATTAACTTTGCCTTGCAGCTAAAAGCCTATCATCCGGACAGCTTTCTTTCGAATGATCTGCCCTCCTCTTCTTCCAGCTAATTGCTCGTTTTCTTTTCCACTAAACAACCTAAAACTTTCAACTTGAATTTGAGGGCATTTCTAAAAATTTAGAGTTTTAAACAAGACGAGGCGAGAACAAAAAATTTTGACGCAGCATATAATTGATATGTAAGACAATATTTTTTGTGAACAACGACGTATTGTAACAAAATCTGGATTTTTAGAAGCGCCCTTTCAGTAAAAATGAGGGCATCCCCTCATTGTAAAAAAATTGTAATCCGCTATCCTTAATCGCTCAAAAAAGGTTATTCGGATTATCTTCTTGATTTCCTATCGATACGCTGATTAACCTTAAGGTCCTATTTTTAATAAAATTCAAGCATTATGGAGGTTTATGATGGCAACAACATATGGAACAAGTCATGCAGCGAGTGCTGACTATGACATGTCATTGTGGTACGACTCCAAGTACTACAAGCTGGGCATGGGCATTATGCTGGCGGTAGCGATATTCTGGATTTGGTATCAGCGTACATTTGCGTATTCACATGGTATGGACTCAATGGAGCCGGAATTTGACCGTGTATGGATGGGCTTGTGGCGTGTACACATGACCCTGATGCCATTGTTTGCGTTGGTAACCTGGGGCTGGATTCTGAAGACCCGTGACACCAAGGAGCAACTGGACAACCTGGATCCAAAGCTTGAAGTTAAGCGTTATTTTTACTGGATGATGTGGTTGGGTGTCTATCTGTTTGGTGTTTACTGGGGCGGCAGCTTCTTCACCGAGCAAGATGCATCCTGGCATCAGGTGATTATTCGTGACACGAGTTTCACGCCAAGTCACGTAGTTGTGTTCTATGGTTCATTCCCGATGTACATTGTATGTGGTGTAGCGGCATACCTGTACGCGATGACCCGTTTGCCACTGTATAGCCGTGGCACATCATTCCCGCTGGTTATGGCGATTGCTGGTCCGTTGATGATTCTGCCGAACGTTGGATTGAACGAGTGGGGTCATGCATTCTGGTTCATGGAAGAGCTGTTTAGCGCGCCATTGCACTGGGGTTTTGTGATTCTGGGCTGGGCAGGTTTGTTCTCAGGTGGTATCGCGGCACAGATTGTGACCCGTTACTCTAACCTGACAGACGTGATCTGGAATGGTCAAAGCAAAGAAATCCTTAACAACAGGATTGTTCCTTAATTTCAATTTAATTTAACGACTACTGCTATCCATGGCTTGTGTAACCCGGCCATGGATAGTCCAGACAACAATAAAACTCCAGAAATCATTGATCAATAACTATAGGAGTTGTTAAATGTTAGAGCATTTGAAAAAATTTGGGGCTTTAGGCACGATAATTATTACACTATTTTACTCTGGTTTCGTCGCGGCACATGGAAATGTTCCCCTTGAAACAGATGTTTGCGTACGCAACATGGCGGGCAGCATGATCCATCTGAGTACCTACCAGCCGCAACATGACCCGCAGGCCGAGTACTGCACCGAGATTCCCAATGAAGGTGAAACGTTCTGGGTTCTGGACCTCATTGATCAGGCCCTGCGCAATAGACCGATTGATATAAAAATAGTACGCGGCATCGGCGATTCCATAAGCGAAACAGTTGCGTCCATATACTCAACGGATCATTCGGATGGCATTATTAAAGGTGAATTTAACCTAGATAAAGGGCAATATACACTTTTTGTTACAGGCGTAGGCGTACCAGCCTTGCACTATGAATATCCAATACAAGTACAATATAAAAGCCTAACAGATACTTTTTTTACAATTACGCCTTATATTATTGCATTCCTGTTAATGGCGTTATTGACGGATAAATATCTGAAAAAACGTCAGGTTCAATATTAGCAATCAATGTTGCCCCAAATCCTGTATTGCCATTCAAACTCTTAAGGGGGCGCACATTGCCCTCCGGCCAATCCGGAGGGCTTTTTTATGAAATATAATGATCAATGAATCCGTTCATGATTTTCACAATATTTTATGCAGGACCTTTTTCTTCTTCTGCTTTTAATTCGGGTGTAATGCTTTCCTGAAATATTTCTATATGTTCCGCCACTTCACGGTTATCT
It includes:
- a CDS encoding response regulator transcription factor, whose product is MNDVKILVIEDEKALRENITEIIAHYGFRVVAAATGEEGFERATEYSPDVIVCDIMLPGIDGYEVFTRIKQIPGCASSAFIFLTAKSTRSDTRTGMNMGADDYLTKPFTREELINSITARAEKLVKARKNNAEKDPLIEAAYEKLPTLTKAERKVLNKISEGLTTPQIAEKLFLSKKTIENHRMNISRKLDLSGPNSLINFALQLKAYHPDSFLSNDLPSSSSS
- a CDS encoding PAS domain-containing protein — encoded protein: MSSTLNINSSDFDSPEFLKVRLGILGKKAEIGEWFLNFSSNILTWSDSLYDFYELNRDFDCATLFDGVDFYSPSEKERMHAFIEHVVSTKAARSEEFVIVLKDGRSKWHTTTIHPVLDNNGEVIGLYGIVQNVSSAKLNRKDRELYPRIFDQLPAALTVLNTEGEHVYKNQAAAAREINSPTRSAESRRSLAIKQCIAFRQPVTFEEKKPDSEGHERIYLMTLFPLRDDSGNMEYFIEYGLDITANKAYELELQRMAYVAEKTSGIVMITDPERRIIWINNSFERILGYRTEEVIGRNPAEFLQGPDTSAETIREISDSLKSTGSFSGEILNYTKNGDRIWLYLNIAAVHDDSGKLINYVAVENDITQIKLAEQRSQQAMEKERELNRFKTQFVNLASHQFRTPLATIRSSIDLLDLKIESTGHSSSFADYFRKHKAIMTEETIRMTELMENILDIGRMDEGKIELAKKNLPFKTFMDAFVQSNAEPGGQYRKLNYRFNAPDKIISMDEILMRNVLRNIVSNAFKYSEGKQAPELTVYCADDAYFIRIKDYGIGIPEKDQPFLFQSFFRASNAKNFPGSGLGLMIAKRLILLHGGTINCESKAGSGCTVTIQCA
- a CDS encoding methane monooxygenase/ammonia monooxygenase subunit C, with protein sequence MATTYGTSHAASADYDMSLWYDSKYYKLGMGIMLAVAIFWIWYQRTFAYSHGMDSMEPEFDRVWMGLWRVHMTLMPLFALVTWGWILKTRDTKEQLDNLDPKLEVKRYFYWMMWLGVYLFGVYWGGSFFTEQDASWHQVIIRDTSFTPSHVVVFYGSFPMYIVCGVAAYLYAMTRLPLYSRGTSFPLVMAIAGPLMILPNVGLNEWGHAFWFMEELFSAPLHWGFVILGWAGLFSGGIAAQIVTRYSNLTDVIWNGQSKEILNNRIVP